Proteins from a genomic interval of Crassostrea angulata isolate pt1a10 chromosome 7, ASM2561291v2, whole genome shotgun sequence:
- the LOC128192753 gene encoding CD63 antigen-like isoform X2, which yields MGLDCGGKMGQFILVIINTVFLLMGLGLFIPGIVLQTNIDFVSDEIKPVLDQVSVTGIALGDVVKNLGIGFIIVGVFVFLVAVLGLMGACCKSKCLLTIYAIIVLLILLSQIVVVILWFTMQNQLNSVVKDELSTSLKNNFREDKLNGSNQLSNGWNYIFLTLKCCGVNAVTAGNAGDFANTPNWTKGSKKIPTSCCIGVTASNYTAPPTCTDNVAAGTYYTSGCYDALINKFDTSKYSSVFLGVGVTIIIIEILAMLASICICRGQED from the exons ATGGGGTTGGACTGTGGAGGAAAGATGGGACAGTTTATCCTTGTGATAATCAACACAGTGTTTTTG TTGATGGGCCTGGGGTTGTTCATCCCAGGAATCGTCCTACAAACCAACATTGACTTTGTGAGCGACGAAATTAAGCCGGTTCTGGACCAGGTTAGCGTGACGGGAATAGCCCTTGGTGACGTAGTTAAGAACCTCGGCATCGGCTTCATCATCGTTGGGGTGTTTGTATTCTTGGTTGCAGTGCTGGGGTTAATGGGAGCCTGCTGCAAAAGCAAATGTTTACTGACAATC TACGCTATTATCGTGTTGCTCATTCTGTTGTCCCAAATTGTCGTCGTCATCCTGTGGTTCACAATGCAAAACCAG CTAAACTCTGTCGTAAAGGACGAGTTGTCGACGTCGTTAAAAAATAACTTCCGCGAGGATAAATTGAACGGATCCAACCAACTCAGTAACGGATGGAACTACATCTTTCTCACA CTGAAATGTTGCGGAGTGAACGCCGTGACGGCCGGAAATGCCGGTGACTTTGCCAATACGCCCAACTGGACAAAAGGTTCGAAGAAGATCCCAACCTCCTGTTGCATTGGAGTGACCGCTTCGAACTACACTGCACCACCAACATGTACAGACAACGTTGCTGCGGGAACTTACTACACTTCG ggCTGCTATGACGCTCTGATCAACAAATTCGACACTTCAAAGTACAGCAGCGTGTTCCTAGGTGTAGGGGTTACTATCATCATCATCGAG ATTCTCGCTATGCTCGCCTCAATTTGCATTTGTCGGGGACAAGAAGATTGA
- the LOC128192753 gene encoding CD63 antigen-like isoform X1: MGLDCGGKMGQFILVIINTVFLLMGLGLFIPGIVLQTNIDFVSDEIKPVLDQVSVTGIALGDVVKNLGIGFIIVGVFVFLVAVLGLMGACCKSKCLLTIYAIIVLLILLSQIVVVILWFTMQNQLNSVVKDELSTSLKNNFREDKLNGSNQLSNGWNYIFLTLKCCGVNAVTAGNAGDFANTPNWTKGSKKIPTSCCIGVTASNYTAPPTCTDNVAAGTYYTSGCYDALINKFDTSKYSSVFLGVGVTIIIIEILAFVSSILMCRGNYGEGNLA; the protein is encoded by the exons ATGGGGTTGGACTGTGGAGGAAAGATGGGACAGTTTATCCTTGTGATAATCAACACAGTGTTTTTG TTGATGGGCCTGGGGTTGTTCATCCCAGGAATCGTCCTACAAACCAACATTGACTTTGTGAGCGACGAAATTAAGCCGGTTCTGGACCAGGTTAGCGTGACGGGAATAGCCCTTGGTGACGTAGTTAAGAACCTCGGCATCGGCTTCATCATCGTTGGGGTGTTTGTATTCTTGGTTGCAGTGCTGGGGTTAATGGGAGCCTGCTGCAAAAGCAAATGTTTACTGACAATC TACGCTATTATCGTGTTGCTCATTCTGTTGTCCCAAATTGTCGTCGTCATCCTGTGGTTCACAATGCAAAACCAG CTAAACTCTGTCGTAAAGGACGAGTTGTCGACGTCGTTAAAAAATAACTTCCGCGAGGATAAATTGAACGGATCCAACCAACTCAGTAACGGATGGAACTACATCTTTCTCACA CTGAAATGTTGCGGAGTGAACGCCGTGACGGCCGGAAATGCCGGTGACTTTGCCAATACGCCCAACTGGACAAAAGGTTCGAAGAAGATCCCAACCTCCTGTTGCATTGGAGTGACCGCTTCGAACTACACTGCACCACCAACATGTACAGACAACGTTGCTGCGGGAACTTACTACACTTCG ggCTGCTATGACGCTCTGATCAACAAATTCGACACTTCAAAGTACAGCAGCGTGTTCCTAGGTGTAGGGGTTACTATCATCATCATCGAG ATTCTAGCATTCGTCAGTTCAATTTTGATGTGTAGAGGAAATTATGGCGAAGGAAACTTGGCTTAA